One genomic segment of Esox lucius isolate fEsoLuc1 chromosome 15, fEsoLuc1.pri, whole genome shotgun sequence includes these proteins:
- the pomk gene encoding protein O-mannose kinase isoform X1, translating to MAWNKSATSRGVPVVLVCLAALLLGNVVIYLYLDSLQERGHGHPHLSPHGDCRPRHFRMANMKNCSPWLECTQVRAEVRKLKMIGQGAVKQVFLSEWKGYKVALSKLSSPDYREDFLHGVSMLQALQGPHVTVLVGWCQEDHTLVTEYHPLGPLLSLEAVLNQDRHRVRDTWQTRLRLALDYVSILHHLHTGPAGTRVMCDSSDLEKTTSQFLLTSDFRLVVNDLDALPEVGAPGGPLVKCGHRELTGDFVAPEQLWPHGKTRPFSDELMPGYDEKTDIWKIPDVTRFLMGRVAGGDIAHFHLFQIHAECKRREPHLRPSAKDVLSVYRSVYSTMTRDSPGPGGSRDML from the exons ATGGCCTGGAACAAGAGCGCTACCTCCCGCGGTGTCCCGGTGGTGCTGGTGTGTCTCGCTGCTCTGCTACTGGGCAACGTTGTCATCTATCTGTACCTGGACTCACTGCAGGAACGCGGCCACGGACACCCTCACCTGTCTCCTCACGGGGACTGTCGGCCACGTCACTTCAGGATGGCCAACATGAAGAACTGTTCGCCCTGGCTGGAGTGCACGCAAGTGCGCGCGGAGGTCCGCAAGTTGAAAATGATTGGCCAGGGAGCCGTAAAGCAG GTTTTCCTGTCTGAGTGGAAAGGTTACAAAGTTGCACTATCCAAACTGTCCTCCCCGGATTACCGAGAGGACTTCCTCCACGGGGTCTCCATGCTACAGGCACTCCAGGGACCCCACGTGACTGTGCTGGTGGGCTGGTGCCAGGAGGACCACACCCTGGTCACAGAGTACCATCCGCTGGGCCCTCTGCTCAGTCTGGAGGCCGTGCTGAACCAGGACAGGCACCGGGTTCGGGACACGTGGCAGACCCGGTTGAGGCTGGCGCTGGACTACGTCTCCATCCTCCACCACTTGCACACCGGCCCGGCCGGGACCCGGGTCATGTGTGACTCCAGTGACCTGGAGAAGACCACGTCGCAGTTCCTGCTGACCAGCGACTTCCGCCTGGTGGTCAACGACCTCGATGCCCTGCCGGAGGTTGGGGCCCCTGGGGGTCCGCTGGTGAAATGCGGCCACCGGGAGCTGACGGGGGACTTCGTGGCACCGGAGCAGCTGTGGCCCCACGGCAAAACACGCCCGTTTTCTGACGAGCTGATGCCGGGGTACGATGAGAAAACAGACATTTGGAAAATTCCAGACGTGACACGTTTTCTGATGGGGAGGGTGGCGGGAGGTGACATAGCCCACTTCCACCTCTTTCAGATCCACGCGGAGTGTAAAAGGAGAGAACCCCACCTTCGCCCCTCCGCAAAAGATGTCCTGAGCGTGTACAGATCCGTCTACTCCACCATGACGAGGGACAGTCCAGGCCCTGGTGGCTCCAGAGACATGCTTTAA
- the ivd gene encoding isovaleryl-CoA dehydrogenase, mitochondrial — protein sequence MFAVRSAFRLGARITRISTAVSRRGCAAGLPVDDIVNGLTEEQIQLRQTIRRFLTEKLAPVANEIDKSNEFVGMKDFWRDMGHMGLLGITAPPDYGGSGLGYLDHVIVMEEISRVSAAVALSYGAHSNLCVNQMVRHGNTKQKEKYLPKLMSGEHVGALAMSEPNAGSDVVSMKLKARKESDHYVLNGGKFWITNGPDADVLIVYAKTDPKAHQKGITAFIVEKGMPGFSTAQKLDKLGMRGSNTCELIFEDCKIPEENVLGPLNKGVYVMMSGLDLERLVLASGPIGIMQAVMDYSVPYLHVREAFGQKIGHFQLMQAKMADMYTRLSSCRQYLYNVARACDKGHFSSKDCAGVILYCAENATQVALDGIQCLGGNGYINDYPMGRFLRDAKLYEIGAGTSEVRRLIIGRAFNAMYK from the exons ATGTTTGCCGTCAGGAGTGCATTCCGCCTGGGTGCAAGAATCACAAGAATTTCAACTGCTGTTTCAAGACGAGGATGCGCTGCTGGTCTTCCAGTTGACGACATCGTCAATGGGCTTACTGAGGAACAGATACAG CTCCGACAGACCATTCGGCGGTTCCTAACGGAGAAGCTGGCACCCGTTGCCAATGAGATTGACAAGAGCAATGAATTTGTTGGAATGAAG GACTTTTGGAGGGACATGGGTCACATGGGCCTCTTGGGAATCACTGCCCCAC CGGATTATGGCGGCTCAGGATTGGGTTACCTAGATCATGTGATAGTGATGGAAGAAATCTCACGAGTGTCCGCGGCCGTCGCCCTCAGCTACGGGGCCCACTCAAACCTCTGTGTCAATCAGATGGTGCGCCACGGCAACACAAAGCAGAAGGAAAAGTACCTGCCCAAG CTCATGTCAGGAGAGCACGTGGGCGCTTTGGCGATGAGCGAGCCCAACGCCGGGTCCGATGTGGTGTCCATGAAACTGAAGGCCCGGAAAGAAA gtGACCACTACGTTCTCAATGGTGGCAAGTTCTGGATCACCAATGGGCCGGATGCCGACGTTCTCATTGTGTATGCTAAGACAGACCCAAAGGCTCACCAAAAAGGCATCACTGCTTTTATTGTGGAGAAG GGTATGCCCGGATTTAGCACAGCGCAGAAGTTGGATAAGCTGGGCATGAGAGGATCCAACACCTGTGAACTTATCTTCGAGGACTGCAAGATAccgg AGGAGAATGTATTAGGCCCTCTCAACAAGGGAGTCTATGTGATGATGAGCGGACTGGATCTGGAGAGACTTGTGCTGGCGTCCGGACCTATCGG CATTATGCAGGCTGTGATGGACTACTCCGTTCCTTACCTTCACGTAAGAGAAGCTTTCGGCCAAAAGATCGGCCACTTCCAG TTGATGCAAGCTAAAATGGCTGACATGTACACCCGACTGAGCTCCTGTCGGCAGTATTTGTACAACGTGGCGAGAGCCTGTGACAAGGGACATTTCAGCTCAAAG GACTGTGCCGGGGTCATCCTTTATTGTGCTGAGAACGCCACTCAAGTTGCTCTGGATGGGATCCAGTGCCTGG GCGGCAACGGCTACATAAACGATTACCCCATGGGGCGTT
- the pomk gene encoding protein O-mannose kinase isoform X2 produces the protein MAWNKSATSRGVPVVLVCLAALLLGNVVIYLYLDSLQERGHGHPHLSPHGDCRPRHFRMANMKNCSPWLECTQVRAEVRKLKMIGQGAVKQVFLSEWKGYKVALSKLSSPDYREDFLHGVSMLQALQGPHVTVLVGWCQEDHTLVTEYHPLGPLLSLEAVLNQDRHRVRDTWQTRLRLALDYVSILHHLHTGPAGTRVMCDSSDLEKTTSQFLLTSDFRLVVNDLDALPEVGAPGGPLVKCGHRELTGDFVAPEQLWPHGKTRPFSDELMPGSTRSVKGENPTFAPPQKMS, from the exons ATGGCCTGGAACAAGAGCGCTACCTCCCGCGGTGTCCCGGTGGTGCTGGTGTGTCTCGCTGCTCTGCTACTGGGCAACGTTGTCATCTATCTGTACCTGGACTCACTGCAGGAACGCGGCCACGGACACCCTCACCTGTCTCCTCACGGGGACTGTCGGCCACGTCACTTCAGGATGGCCAACATGAAGAACTGTTCGCCCTGGCTGGAGTGCACGCAAGTGCGCGCGGAGGTCCGCAAGTTGAAAATGATTGGCCAGGGAGCCGTAAAGCAG GTTTTCCTGTCTGAGTGGAAAGGTTACAAAGTTGCACTATCCAAACTGTCCTCCCCGGATTACCGAGAGGACTTCCTCCACGGGGTCTCCATGCTACAGGCACTCCAGGGACCCCACGTGACTGTGCTGGTGGGCTGGTGCCAGGAGGACCACACCCTGGTCACAGAGTACCATCCGCTGGGCCCTCTGCTCAGTCTGGAGGCCGTGCTGAACCAGGACAGGCACCGGGTTCGGGACACGTGGCAGACCCGGTTGAGGCTGGCGCTGGACTACGTCTCCATCCTCCACCACTTGCACACCGGCCCGGCCGGGACCCGGGTCATGTGTGACTCCAGTGACCTGGAGAAGACCACGTCGCAGTTCCTGCTGACCAGCGACTTCCGCCTGGTGGTCAACGACCTCGATGCCCTGCCGGAGGTTGGGGCCCCTGGGGGTCCGCTGGTGAAATGCGGCCACCGGGAGCTGACGGGGGACTTCGTGGCACCGGAGCAGCTGTGGCCCCACGGCAAAACACGCCCGTTTTCTGACGAGCTGATGCCGGG ATCCACGCGGAGTGTAAAAGGAGAGAACCCCACCTTCGCCCCTCCGCAAAAGATGTCCTGA